In Besnoitia besnoiti strain Bb-Ger1 chromosome I, whole genome shotgun sequence, the genomic window GGGTGCTGCGACGGAGAGGTGGAATTGCGCGACGATGCTCTAATCAGCTTCCGCAGCGGGGCTTGCTGGAGGCCGCCCCCGCTTCGTGAGGTGCCCCGTGCGACACTGGCGGCCAAGCAGCGGTCCCCCCGCGACGTACaggctccgcagcctcgaggtaaaggaggcgaaggcgaggggggagagggggaagCGAACGAAGCCTGgttcgccgcgtccgcgtcgtcaCGACTCGCATTCCGGCGGCGCAAGGCATTCTTTGGACaggacgccgcagccgtAGGCTGGTCGAGTTCTTCGGCGGCCTTTGGGAGCAAGAGCGACGCTCAGAAGGATTCCCCAGGCGCCTTCATCCACGCGGGAGAGGACAAGCTCTGCTCACGTCGCTGCGACCCCGCGATTGATGGAAAGCAGTTGTTCTCGGCGGGCGGCCCAGATCACCCGTCAGCCGAGAgggacgcgcatgcgtcgcggCTTCCCGATGTGCGTGGTGTGGATTCTTCGGGGCTTGAGAAAGAGCCGCGAGGCAACTCGCCCGGAGGAGGCTCCGGCCGAAAGTGCAGCGACACAAAGTGCACGGATTTGCTAGCGAAGTCTCCGTGGAGTGCGAGACCGGGCGGCTGGAGCGACGCGACGCCttgcggaggacgcgagggagacgcgcaaCAGATCCACGtccgcgcgaagaggcaggaTGACGTCTTGCCGTCCTCCATAGTTCGGTGTGACCTGACGAAGGAGGGCTGGGTGCGGCCTAGTGAGGAGGGCGAAGTGCAAAAAACGCTTCACAGCTGGTTTAttccttcgccgtcgccggcggccctgCCTCCGGTCCCCCCGCCGCTCCCTGCACTCGCGCCGCACCggcccctcgccctcctgccCCGTTTCAGCAAGCGCGACTGCGACGATGACGCAGACCGAGAGACAGATCGGCGGGTGCGACCGGAGGCTggtgcgcctgcaggccgcgtGCCCGACGGGCGAGGGGCCTCGAGGCCCGGTGCGGAGCTGCGGAGATCCGGCGCGCCAGTCGAGAGCGACAAGGCGGAAACTGCTGAACGACGGCGCGGCagtgcgacggcgcggcgcctagAGCCCCCGACGACGTGCGAGGCTGCAGACAAGCCGCGCGGGCATGCGCTGGACGCTTGCGCcggggggcgcggcgaagccagTAGAGAGGCGCACGGAGCTCAGATCtggcacagagagagagacgcggcctGGTGGGAACGACGCGAAGCTGAGAGAGAAGGGCGGTTGGACGGGCAGCCTGCGAGCTACTGCCGGGGAGAGCAACGCCtcagcgacgcctcgcaggAGAGGTTGGCCTTCCCCGAGGGGGATCGACGGGGGGGGCAGCCCGACAGCGGaagggcgcgcgacgcacacagggccgcggaggaacgccggcgaggccCCTTAGCGCATGGCGACTcggagcggcgcagccccgaGGTTCGCAGCGCCCCCCGGCGGCGATGCGATAACGCGAGGGATATGCGTCCGCGCTCGTCaacgtcgccgcctcgcggcggttCACCTTTCATGGATCGACGAGACCGAGCAGCGCCAGGAAGCTGGGGCCGACGGAGAGATTCACCCGAGCGCAGAGACTGCGAGGggggacgcagacgcagcagcgatgAGGAAGGGCTTGAGAGAgactggcgcgccgcccagtTCACAGACCGCGACCGAAGGAGGCCCGAGGGAcgcggggaggcggagactcTTTGCGCTACTCgtgcgccgcgaccggcgtCTTTCGCGCCATCCGACTACCCGCGCGACTCATCGCCGTCgttccgctcgccgcccagctctccgcgcgcctcctctcgtaCGATTCCGCCCTCCGTCGCGTGGTCTTATAGGGGTTCAttcgcgtcgggcgcgtctgcgccgtcgccgaggtCTGCGCGGTCTTCGCACccgggcgcctcggcgtcttcggcggtGACGCACACTCAAGACAcgtgcgcctctgcctctgcggcgccggtgcCGCCCACCGagtcgtctcgcgcgtctccgccgcgcgtaCCTGCTTTGCTTGTCGCTGCGTCATCGGCCGCTGAcgcgccttcggcgtcttcctcctgcgcgcctgcctcctccgcgcctcgcgcctcctctccctctccgtgGGACGTCATCTGTCTCTCCgactcctcgccgtcgcccagtCCCAGCAGACCagcggtgcggcggcggaggccgcggctgcggcgccgccgcccgccgcggggggaggACGAGCGAagcgcgaccggcgcgagTTTTCCTCAAACGCGTCGTCCCCCGTCTTCCtgccggctgccgcagcttcgTCCACCCCGCTCCTCACCAcagggctgcgccgcggcttcggcgagGCCTTCCAAGGCCAGGGGGGGGAAGCACGACTCACATCGtccgcagggcgaggcgccttccGAGGCTTCGGAGACGCTCGAGGGTACGCCGCGCACCTCGCCGAAATCTGCAGCGGGTACGGCTGCTCCGTCagtggcgtctccgcctcctggcgCGTCGCGTCCATTCTCTATCTCGCGGGCGATCTTCATCGCGCTTTCCGGGGGGGGGAGCACGTGTTGTGTTGttgaggctgcggcgccgtccgcAGCTACGGCGTCCCTCTCCGTGGAGTCGTCCTTCGCCGGCTGCTcgcgttcgccgtcgtcctcgtcgctctctgctgggcctctgccgctggcgtctgCATCGGGCGttgcagcggagacggcgggcgcggcgcgcgtgggtGCGCGCCCTTTGCCTACTGCCTTGCCGCACTCCTCTggttcgtcttcgtctttgtgcgcggcttcgccgccgctcccagggcgtgtctcgccttccgcggcctgcgggtTTCCTTCAGCGTCACCCGCCTCTCCGGCGGCCGAGTGCAAGTCTCCATGCCCCTCTGGGGCGCATGCACCTCTTTCATCCCCGTCtcccccgcctgcgcggccgcggctgcctgaCGAATCCTCGGTGCGCAGGCGAACTCCGCCTCGGGATCCACCAGCCGGCGCCtcgaccgcggccgctgcagctgcgcctcgacgGGAGACACGCCCGGCCCCGCGGCAGGCTTCGGCTCCTCGGCCTCAGTtcgctccgctgccgccttctgTTTCGGCGCCGACAAGCCacaagcgcgcggcggcgacgcctacAGGTCCCCTGCATGCGgtcggaggcgacgcgaagcggaagaagtgCCTGGCGGACGAGCGCGGCAAGCGGCCCAGAGCGCCCTCCCCAGTCCCGCCGATGGACTCCATGACGCTGCTGACGAGGGAAATTCTAGCGTTCGTTCTGCCACGCCCCGCATTCATCGGCGAAGTCGCGCGCGTGAcccgccgcgtgcctctgGGACTGCAAGTGAGCGTTCCTTCGGCAACGGCGGGTGTGACGCACGCGTGGAGTGACGGTGtttgcgcgagcgccgactGCGAAAACGCCAAAGGCGGATTCGAGAAAGGGCTCCCTCACGGCGCCATGCCCCCCCCTGTCTCTGTCAGATGCttctgcgccggcctcggTTCGTTCCAGGTgagcgcccgcgcccagCGAGCACAAAAACAGAATTGCCTAAAAATCTTCTCTTGTGAAAACGAGCTAGACATACAACGTAAATTTGTTCAAGCAGCAGCGATGTTTCTGGCGCCAATTTTGCGGATACAGTTTTAAAGTGGGCTCAGCTTGTAGAACGATTGGAATCCGATTATTGTGTAATTTCAACCGCTTATACAGAAGTCTTGGAGCTTTTTCAAAAGGAGATATGCCCGAGCGCTGGTGCTGACACGGCGCCCAAGTTGATTTCTCGCGTGCGCATTGCGTGCACCTTCGTGTGTGAGCATGTAGGCAAGCGTTCTGCGAAGCGACGGACGCAAGCGTGGTACAGACGTTGGGGGAGTTGTGTCTTTTTCGTGTGTGCGCCAGGCCTCGTATCTCCCCGCGGTCCACAAGGATCTGGCTGACCTCCTCGAGGCCCTTGGCTGCGTCGACGCATGCGTAAGAGAACTTCGAGTTCTGCCTTCGTCCGCTGTGAAGAAGGCGGAATGGTCACATGTTTCGACCAGCGCAGCTTGGCACAGTCCTGTGTGGGACCTGCAGCGCGTGCACTCCGCTAGCTATCTCCATCCGAGAAAGACTCCAGGCCGCACGATTGCAGTCAGTGGGGGCGCGTGTATGCCTACCCCCTGGTTGACGCGGAGCTTTgcgcatgtatgtatgtatgtatgtatgtatgtatgtatgtatgtatgtatgtatgtatgtatgtatgtatgtatatctgtCCAAGTCTGATTGAGTCCAGGCAGCTTGTTGCGTGCTTGGGCCAACACACACAAAAGACGCGTTGTGGGACAGGGGCGCAGGGCAACGGAGTTCGGTCGTGCAGGTCACACGTGAGAGTCGTTTCTCACCGCGCTGCTGTGGCTGGTCGACTCTCTGGGCGCTTGTACCAGGTcccctgccgctgctgcaagCAGCTGAGTCACGCCTGCAGTCTCGCGTGGCTCTGCGATTCCTCGAAGCGGCTGCGCATATCCCCAACCGCGATTCGGACGCCAAATCTCTCGCGGTCCCCTTCCCTTGACGGCTGGTTCCCCGCCCCTCCTGCAGCGGCACCCTcgggcgcgcatgcgtcgccgttctccacgagcgctgcggccgctcccGCTGCTTGTCCTGAGAccgtcggcgcctcgggcCCTCCCGCGGCGGGCATGGCACAGCCGGACAGGAAGCAGGCGGGAGACGACTCGAttgtgcgtcgccgcctgctgctgcaggggaCGGAGCAGCTCTTCAGCCGCCCTTGCGTGCGCCAGGCCGCCATGCCTATCGGCTGGATCCcaggcgcgtctcgcgtgccgcagacgcgccccGGAGCCGCGCCAGTGGAgggcctcgcgtctgcgtgtcctgctgcggcgacgtgTGCGTCGCGCCGTTCTTCGCTCtttgccgcgcgcgaggcttcaGGTCAACCTCCGCTGCCCACAccgccggcgaggccttcgcttGCTCCTCATGCTcttgcgtcgtcgcccccgTTGCCGTCGATGTCGTGGATTCCTTCGTCGTCTGTTGTCCCTGGGTCCTGCTCGTCTTTGCACGCTCCGCAGTCTTCTGCGGTATCACCGTGTACGCCGTCTGCCGTCCCTCCACCCTCTGCCTGTACTGTGTCTCCCTCGACGACCTCTCCGAGCCGTTCGGCctcgccttttttttcttcttctgcagcatgcccagctgcagctcctctgtctgcgtcggcgcttCCTCTGACGGCCTATCCGTCGGGGCATatcgcatgcgctgcgccgtctgTCGTCCTTTGTTCTGCTTCGTCGGGCGCTCCGTCTCCTTCTGCCTCCCGACTGTTTCAGCGCCTTCCTTCTGCGTTGCCTGCATCTcctccgcccgcgtctccgtcgtcttcgcggccgcagccagcTTCCTGCTCTCCTGTGCCAGAGTGTCCTGCAGACCCTGCGCTGGCGTCTTCGTGGGGGCTCGACCGGGCGGGTTCTGTGCCTCTGCATGctccgcctctggcgtctctctctctctcttgtgtCCCTGCGctttcgcggctgcggccggcagcgcctcttccgTCGCCCGTCGTCCAGGAGTGTCTCCTTCGCTACGCTACGCCAGCGCTCGCCGTGTCGGCTGTCCCGCCCTCGGACTCTGGAAGGGAAggggcgtcggcgtcggcgccgccgccaccgcacACCCAGCTTGCGCCTCTGTGCGGGTCGCCGCCTTTcctcgcgtgtctgtctctcctgtcGTGCGTGCGGCAGTCTCCCCCGTCGGTTCTGCTTTCTGAGTTTCTCCTGTCCCAGTCGTGCCGccacggcgccgctctcAGCACGGCCACGGGCTGTCGCCGGCTGTCGCTTCCGCTtgccggaggcgcggctgaggcgtcCTGCGAGtcggctcgcgcgtcgccttctttggAGTTTGCAGGCGCGGCCCCCGGCCGATCTGCCCTGCCcggagtctccgcggcgggtcCTCCGCGCAGCCCAGAGTCGAGCGGCCCTGCCCCGGGAACGGCTGATGGCGCGGACAGCAGCGACGGAACGAAACCTCCGttctcgccggcgtcctcaCCGCAGGACTCTATCTGGCTGCCAAGCAGCAAGACGCACATGGCTCCACATACTTCTCTGAGTTTGGCGCCAGACCGCCCGCGATTTCTCTGCGGCATCTGCACGCTCCTCCTGGCGGTGAGACGCCCTTGTGTCTCTCCCGCTCGGTTCGAATCAAcgccgaggctgccgcgTATGCGCTAGCGGCCCCTCGTCGCTTGTGTATCTTGCGGgctgccttctcgccttcgtagGCAGCGCCAGTATGCCccgcttctttctctttcttcttcgcacgTTTTCacttcgcgcggcggctggcctGCTTGCCTAGTTCGCCTGATTATGGCGTTTTTATCCCTTCacccctccctctctgccttccgGCGCTCGTGGTGTACTTTTTGTTCCGCTCTTCTCACTCCTCCATTCTGCGTTCAGCTCtcgccgcttccgcttcccacgcgcgtctgcgccgcgcgcacgctgGCCGCGCCTTTCACGCACTCGGTCGCGGCTCAGGTGGTGCTCTCCGAACATGCATTGATGCCTTCGTCGGCTCTGTCGGCCTTTTCAGGGCCTGCGTGCGCATCGACTTCGTCTCCCTACGCCTCCGTCTCTGTGTCCTCGCAGTGCCCTTCCCCCTCTGTTCCCTCCTCAGCTCCTCAGccgtccgcctctccgc contains:
- a CDS encoding hypothetical protein (encoded by transcript BESB_007920), with protein sequence MVAGGGKRRRGERREKRLNPASQARAPARLPDADDVMDTPHNTDSNQHADYHRTGENGDQEYDVEDVLKCELREGGIFYVLIKWDGYPHDANTWEPLENISSPYFRRKAERLISDYLYRRAETFGVRLACGLARESPFFVWASDDEDEEEKAQMRRQDELDLQAILLVRKLSLASPCTASASSAPSRALSSLPSPASAPSLPALTPAAPRAEPGSERSCQRDGGADPTHGDEKLRLRGSARLSASREEETSLLPEGPEDASPLVVECASPEAEESGREPAPPVICLSDESHDERRPGSAETPEFVQDDEPALASSCTPAISSVWPSPLNAESVAFPAEMAARDVAVTCSCDASCAAPAPPAESRLDAGGAERGVKDAGEGPGLFGKEAASAGGDAKGGFKEPTFPSSFFMKSPADAAARAQQSAGSRGEAAAGVSASGLSGPPPPPHCDAPGSPQVPSIACRASRGGTGGQKAGRIERGSDAEALALSRSPLRRRREFFLNETATAASPRRSEGSGGVSGESHDDGATPAAVAHAGEETRQEPCDSSRHPAPAETFERASLGDAPSPALSPLWTRPLVPAKEEPSLSSAHEGEHTSSSHAGGRGGDSDALAHRQEEPETFWKGGRGSEGEAPAGGQETPSEPGTRAGSSIESDPCSVVKTDDPEGCCDGEVELRDDALISFRSGACWRPPPLREVPRATLAAKQRSPRDVQAPQPRGKGGEGEGGEGEANEAWFAASASSRLAFRRRKAFFGQDAAAVGWSSSSAAFGSKSDAQKDSPGAFIHAGEDKLCSRRCDPAIDGKQLFSAGGPDHPSAERDAHASRLPDVRGVDSSGLEKEPRGNSPGGGSGRKCSDTKCTDLLAKSPWSARPGGWSDATPCGGREGDAQQIHVRAKRQDDVLPSSIVRCDLTKEGWVRPSEEGEVQKTLHSWFIPSPSPAALPPVPPPLPALAPHRPLALLPRFSKRDCDDDADRETDRRVRPEAGAPAGRVPDGRGASRPGAELRRSGAPVESDKAETAERRRGSATARRLEPPTTCEAADKPRGHALDACAGGRGEASREAHGAQIWHRERDAAWWERREAEREGRLDGQPASYCRGEQRLSDASQERLAFPEGDRRGGQPDSGRARDAHRAAEERRRGPLAHGDSERRSPEVRSAPRRRCDNARDMRPRSSTSPPRGGSPFMDRRDRAAPGSWGRRRDSPERRDCEGGRRRSSDEEGLERDWRAAQFTDRDRRRPEGRGEAETLCATRAPRPASFAPSDYPRDSSPSFRSPPSSPRASSRTIPPSVAWSYRGSFASGASAPSPRSARSSHPGASASSAVTHTQDTCASASAAPVPPTESSRASPPRVPALLVAASSAADAPSASSSCAPASSAPRASSPSPWDVICLSDSSPSPSPSRPAVRRRRPRLRRRRPPRGEDERSATGASFPQTRRPPSSCRLPQLRPPRSSPQGCAAASARPSKARGGKHDSHRPQGEAPSEASETLEGTPRTSPKSAAGTAAPSVASPPPGASRPFSISRAIFIALSGGGSTCCVVEAAAPSAATASLSVESSFAGCSRSPSSSSLSAGPLPLASASGVAAETAGAARVGARPLPTALPHSSGSSSSLCAASPPLPGRVSPSAACGFPSASPASPAAECKSPCPSGAHAPLSSPSPPPARPRLPDESSVRRRTPPRDPPAGASTAAAAAAPRRETRPAPRQASAPRPQFAPLPPSVSAPTSHKRAAATPTGPLHAVGGDAKRKKCLADERGKRPRAPSPVPPMDSMTLLTREILAFVLPRPAFIGEVARVTRRVPLGLQVSVPSATAGVTHAWSDGVCASADCENAKGGFEKGLPHGAMPPPVSVRCFCAGLGSFQASYLPAVHKDLADLLEALGCVDACVPCRCCKQLSHACSLAWLCDSSKRLRISPTAIRTPNLSRSPSLDGWFPAPPAAAPSGAHASPFSTSAAAAPAACPETVGASGPPAAGMAQPDRKQAGDDSIVRRRLLLQGTEQLFSRPCVRQAAMPIGWIPGASRVPQTRPGAAPVEGLASACPAAATCASRRSSLFAAREASGQPPLPTPPARPSLAPHALASSPPLPSMSWIPSSSVVPGSCSSLHAPQSSAVSPCTPSAVPPPSACTVSPSTTSPSRSASPFFSSSAACPAAAPLSASALPLTAYPSGHIACAAPSVVLCSASSGAPSPSASRLFQRLPSALPASPPPASPSSSRPQPASCSPVPECPADPALASSWGLDRAGSVPLHAPPLASLSLSCVPALSRLRPAAPLPSPVVQECLLRYATPALAVSAVPPSDSGREGASASAPPPPHTQLAPLCGSPPFLACLSLLSCVRQSPPSVLLSEFLLSQSCRHGAALSTATGCRRLSLPLAGGAAEASCESARASPSLEFAGAAPGRSALPGVSAAGPPRSPESSGPAPGTADGADSSDGTKPPFSPASSPQDSIWLPSSKTHMAPHTSLSLAPDRPRFLCGICTLLLALSPLPLPTRVCAARTLAAPFTHSVAAQVVLSEHALMPSSALSAFSGPACASTSSPYASVSVSSQCPSPSVPSSAPQPSASPPDNWCRTSSAKAEGAVRTRSRRVSLCRLGFPVTEQELAAALRTSWGTRRDMQQVPTLHILSGRAASRAPAPRSCPLVGGGDKRDAGGPSFVGCGEAETGGAHGGAWAPNPSERMRSLSTEEEQGCYLASFHMNPTDTDSDPYLQFPLCMATSINRTSAESHDLRPPFTARSSGMRVRVQPDAASVNLLRLRVQRETGMKKGDARQMLWIRYLLQHELTWTRHASRAVSPFAAAAAPAVGLPTLLRGVLRLQHLCAVHEGSCLVCSVQCKHLVPFSIRLYLWRNLALWETMARSASGIALDSAKRHTQPEPARGGGQTASSAGAMKELWDVTLERLFLKGGFALKHAAKEKIEAHEAQLSMPRGKKYLWLCPVCGVSTTPCELLVDRLLQKKLLEKHPELTTLFKGQRVLTEDEREKHVLLEIAEPRRGCIALSVEIADERPAGELALRTAYSN